A genomic window from Macaca thibetana thibetana isolate TM-01 chromosome 16, ASM2454274v1, whole genome shotgun sequence includes:
- the INPP5K gene encoding inositol polyphosphate 5-phosphatase K isoform X1: MSSRKLSGPKGRRLSIHVVTWNVASAAPPLDLSDLLQLNNQNLNLDIYVIGLQELNSGIISLLSDAAFNDSWSSFLMDVLSPLSFVKVSHVRMQGILLLVFAKYQHLPYIQILSTKSTPTGLFGYWGNKGGVNICLKLYGYYVSIINCHLPPHISNNYQRLEHFDRILEMQNCEGRDIPNILDHDLIIWFGDMNFRIEDFGLHFVRESIKNRCYSGLWEKDQLSIAKKHDPLLREFQEGRLLFPPTYKFDRNSNDYDTSEKKRKPAWTDRILWRLKRQPQAGPDTPRLPAPDFSLSLRSYSSHMVYSISDHKPVTGTFDLELKPLVSAPLIVLMPEDLWTVENDMMVSYSSTLDFPSSPWDWIGLYKVGLRDINDYVSYAWVGDSQVSCSDNLNQVYIDISNIPATEDEFLLCYYSNSLRSVVGISRPFQIPPGSLREDPLGEAQPQI; encoded by the exons CATACATGTCGTGACTTGGAACGTGGCCTCAGCAGCGCCCCCTCTAGATCTCAGTGACCTGCTTCAGCTGAACAACCAGAACCTGAATCTTGACATATATGTCATTGG TTTGCAGGAACTGAACTCTGGGATCATAAGCCTCCTTTCCGATGCTGCCTTTAATGACTCATGGAGCAGTTTCCTCATGGATGTGCTTTCCCCTCTGAGCTTCGTCAAG GTCTCCCATGTCCGTATGCAGGGGATTCTCTTACTGGTCTTTGCCAAGTATCAGCATTTGCCCTATATCCAGATTCTGTCGACTAAATCCACCCCCACTGGCCTGTTTGGGTACTGG GGGAACAAAGGTGGGGTCAACATCTGCCTGAAGCTTTATGGCTACTATGTCAGCATCATCAACTGCCACCTGCCTCCCCACATTTCCAACAATTACCAGCGGCTGGAGCACTTTGACCGGATCCTGGAGATGCAGAATTGTGAGGGGCGAGACATCCCCAACATCCTGGATCACGA CCTCATTATCTGGTTTGGAGACATGAACTTTCGGATCGAGGACTTTGGGTTGCACTTTGTTCGGGAATCCATTAAAAATCGGTGCTACAGTGGCCTGTGGGAGAAGGACCAG CTCAGCATTGCCAAGAAACATGATCCACTGCTCCGGGAGTTCCAGGAGGGCCGCCTGCTCTTCCCACCCACCTACAAGTTTGATAGGAACTCCAACGACTATGACACCAG TGAGAAAAAACGCAAGCCTGCGTGGACCGATCGCATCCTGTGGAGGCTGAAACGGCAGCCCCAGGCTGGCCCCGACACTCCCAGACTGCCGGCCCCAGACTTCTCCCTGTCTCTGAGGAGCTACAGCAGCCACATGGTGTACAGCATCAGTGACCATAAGCCTGTCACCGGCACTTTCGACTTGGAG CTGAAGCCATTGGTGTCTGCTCCGCTGATTGTCCTGATGCCCGAGGACCTGTGGACCGTGGAGAATGACATGATGGTCAGCTACTCGTCAACCTTGGACTTCCCCAGCAGCCCGTGGGACTGGATTGGACTGTACAAG GTGGGGCTGCGGGACATTAATGACTACGTGTCCTACGCCTGGGTTGGGGACAGCCAGGTCTCCTGCAGCGACAACCTGAACCAG gTTTACATCGACATCAGCAATATCCCTGCAACTGAAGATGAGTTTCTCCTCTGTTACTACAGCAACAGTCTGCGTTCTGTGGTGGGGATAAGCAGACCCTTCCAG ATCCCGCCTGGCTCCTTGAGGGAGGACCCACTGGGTGAAGCACAGCCACAGATCTGA
- the INPP5K gene encoding inositol polyphosphate 5-phosphatase K isoform X2, with product MDVLSPLSFVKVSHVRMQGILLLVFAKYQHLPYIQILSTKSTPTGLFGYWGNKGGVNICLKLYGYYVSIINCHLPPHISNNYQRLEHFDRILEMQNCEGRDIPNILDHDLIIWFGDMNFRIEDFGLHFVRESIKNRCYSGLWEKDQLSIAKKHDPLLREFQEGRLLFPPTYKFDRNSNDYDTSEKKRKPAWTDRILWRLKRQPQAGPDTPRLPAPDFSLSLRSYSSHMVYSISDHKPVTGTFDLELKPLVSAPLIVLMPEDLWTVENDMMVSYSSTLDFPSSPWDWIGLYKVGLRDINDYVSYAWVGDSQVSCSDNLNQVYIDISNIPATEDEFLLCYYSNSLRSVVGISRPFQIPPGSLREDPLGEAQPQI from the exons ATGGATGTGCTTTCCCCTCTGAGCTTCGTCAAG GTCTCCCATGTCCGTATGCAGGGGATTCTCTTACTGGTCTTTGCCAAGTATCAGCATTTGCCCTATATCCAGATTCTGTCGACTAAATCCACCCCCACTGGCCTGTTTGGGTACTGG GGGAACAAAGGTGGGGTCAACATCTGCCTGAAGCTTTATGGCTACTATGTCAGCATCATCAACTGCCACCTGCCTCCCCACATTTCCAACAATTACCAGCGGCTGGAGCACTTTGACCGGATCCTGGAGATGCAGAATTGTGAGGGGCGAGACATCCCCAACATCCTGGATCACGA CCTCATTATCTGGTTTGGAGACATGAACTTTCGGATCGAGGACTTTGGGTTGCACTTTGTTCGGGAATCCATTAAAAATCGGTGCTACAGTGGCCTGTGGGAGAAGGACCAG CTCAGCATTGCCAAGAAACATGATCCACTGCTCCGGGAGTTCCAGGAGGGCCGCCTGCTCTTCCCACCCACCTACAAGTTTGATAGGAACTCCAACGACTATGACACCAG TGAGAAAAAACGCAAGCCTGCGTGGACCGATCGCATCCTGTGGAGGCTGAAACGGCAGCCCCAGGCTGGCCCCGACACTCCCAGACTGCCGGCCCCAGACTTCTCCCTGTCTCTGAGGAGCTACAGCAGCCACATGGTGTACAGCATCAGTGACCATAAGCCTGTCACCGGCACTTTCGACTTGGAG CTGAAGCCATTGGTGTCTGCTCCGCTGATTGTCCTGATGCCCGAGGACCTGTGGACCGTGGAGAATGACATGATGGTCAGCTACTCGTCAACCTTGGACTTCCCCAGCAGCCCGTGGGACTGGATTGGACTGTACAAG GTGGGGCTGCGGGACATTAATGACTACGTGTCCTACGCCTGGGTTGGGGACAGCCAGGTCTCCTGCAGCGACAACCTGAACCAG gTTTACATCGACATCAGCAATATCCCTGCAACTGAAGATGAGTTTCTCCTCTGTTACTACAGCAACAGTCTGCGTTCTGTGGTGGGGATAAGCAGACCCTTCCAG ATCCCGCCTGGCTCCTTGAGGGAGGACCCACTGGGTGAAGCACAGCCACAGATCTGA